One Brachyspira pilosicoli P43/6/78 genomic window carries:
- a CDS encoding methyl-accepting chemotaxis protein: MSIRLRITLMIFAVMAFVAISSNFLSSNLNIETFYKVIDDNMNNNFKIIANSFENKFYSSLEEVNKLSYKSALTFNTIDRRTDTYLTDNASNFLMENINESNPYINRVLSILFIPNYTLGFNELPKSYNIDTKTTNFTIITNDVNGVWSNLNTYSPTDVYYKTFLSSMFNRTLFNISKTIVENNTIIGVANIALFFDYTNTSEIKNIFDIDSSELLLINKNDLTIINSKDNRLNKSKLDIIYPVYYQLLNSNLAKDEIVTENVNIYGKDYRVYIKSISDVLNVAMLIPNSYYKSQISYMNRAIVYTIIMVFVISAIIIGFFIKLIFSSLTRISDIVGDSIDNKDLSVDIPELSGGDEVSEITRWMGILSGNFQATIANIKKIISISKKQSDRFTNQISSNSDIINNINESIENIKTNINEELNNLEIVENSNKNILEYIDINSNSIDEIDRDTKELQEKIIKEGDSIEQISVSVEQMSKTIEGIDNIIFNASNKAKDLHIASMKSKEKMQATSTATSDLRNALGFISNFVSSIRNIAHQTNLLAMNAAIEAAHAGKYSSGFAVVAEEIRKLSEVSNEQADNANKILQSIEEKIIVTSNDLTESTTQFDILARDVQEVTEIMGSVHNSSVEQLKAINEIVNSITTISTSSDNIKKQYINVASKLGDIKNNINTLNTLSVSASKSMAKLRTTSNAIYENIDKIYSNSNELSTYANTMTRFANDNNKILTDLNDEISRYTINTKSSSATTTQRVRGISLIILKDFVREKFGEDGYQKWLTAMEPASSLIFKNDISIKEWYPFMAGFHNPHKLVCDLFYDGDNAGIRDIAEYHYNRLIPKYFNIILLFVPRYYILRYVAEVIFKEIHDPVRIEVIKSRKRLLVAHMKNFTGNPEILELSLMAWSSLLLGSITHVKSSLEITKSIKDGELYTEFVLKW; encoded by the coding sequence ATGAGTATAAGACTTCGTATCACTTTAATGATATTTGCTGTAATGGCTTTTGTTGCTATTAGTTCTAATTTCTTAAGCAGCAACCTTAATATAGAAACTTTTTATAAAGTTATTGATGATAATATGAATAATAATTTCAAAATTATAGCTAATAGTTTTGAGAATAAGTTCTACTCATCATTAGAAGAAGTCAATAAATTATCCTATAAATCAGCTCTAACATTTAATACAATAGACAGAAGAACTGATACATATTTAACCGATAATGCCTCTAACTTCCTAATGGAAAATATTAATGAATCAAATCCATATATTAATAGAGTATTAAGTATTCTCTTTATACCGAATTATACTTTAGGTTTTAATGAGCTTCCTAAATCATATAATATAGATACAAAAACAACTAATTTTACAATTATTACTAATGATGTAAATGGTGTATGGAGCAATTTAAATACTTATTCTCCTACAGATGTATATTATAAAACTTTCTTATCTTCTATGTTTAATAGAACATTGTTTAATATATCTAAAACTATAGTTGAAAATAATACTATTATTGGTGTTGCGAATATCGCTTTATTCTTTGACTATACTAATACCAGCGAAATAAAAAATATATTTGATATAGATTCATCTGAATTATTACTTATTAATAAAAATGATTTAACTATTATCAATTCTAAAGATAATAGATTAAACAAAAGTAAACTTGATATTATATATCCTGTTTACTATCAATTACTTAATTCAAACCTAGCTAAAGATGAAATTGTAACAGAAAATGTAAACATATATGGTAAGGATTATAGAGTATATATAAAAAGTATATCCGATGTTTTAAATGTAGCTATGCTTATACCAAATAGTTATTATAAATCTCAAATAAGCTATATGAATAGAGCTATTGTTTATACTATTATTATGGTATTTGTTATATCTGCAATTATAATAGGATTCTTCATAAAATTAATATTCTCATCATTAACTAGAATATCTGATATAGTTGGAGATTCTATTGATAATAAAGATTTATCTGTTGATATACCAGAATTATCTGGAGGAGATGAAGTTTCTGAAATTACAAGATGGATGGGTATATTAAGCGGTAATTTCCAAGCTACTATAGCAAACATCAAAAAAATTATATCTATATCTAAAAAGCAAAGTGATAGATTTACAAATCAAATATCTTCAAATTCTGATATAATAAATAATATAAATGAATCAATAGAAAATATTAAAACTAACATTAATGAAGAATTAAATAACTTAGAGATAGTAGAAAACAGCAATAAAAATATTTTGGAATACATAGATATTAACTCTAACAGCATAGATGAAATAGACAGAGACACAAAAGAACTTCAAGAAAAAATAATAAAAGAAGGCGACAGCATAGAGCAAATATCTGTATCTGTTGAACAAATGTCTAAAACTATAGAAGGCATAGATAATATTATATTTAATGCTTCCAATAAAGCAAAAGACTTGCATATAGCATCTATGAAGAGTAAAGAAAAAATGCAAGCTACATCAACAGCTACAAGCGACTTAAGAAATGCTTTAGGTTTTATATCGAATTTCGTAAGTTCAATAAGAAACATAGCACATCAAACAAACTTGCTTGCTATGAATGCTGCTATTGAGGCTGCTCATGCTGGTAAATATAGTTCTGGTTTTGCTGTAGTTGCTGAAGAGATAAGAAAATTATCAGAAGTTTCAAACGAACAGGCTGATAATGCAAATAAAATATTACAATCAATAGAAGAAAAAATCATAGTAACAAGTAATGATTTAACAGAGTCTACTACACAATTTGATATATTGGCTAGAGACGTACAAGAAGTTACAGAGATAATGGGAAGCGTGCACAACTCTTCTGTTGAACAATTAAAAGCTATTAATGAAATAGTTAATTCGATTACTACAATATCTACTTCAAGTGATAATATTAAAAAACAATATATCAATGTGGCAAGCAAATTAGGAGATATAAAAAATAATATTAATACTTTAAATACTTTATCTGTTAGTGCTTCTAAATCTATGGCTAAGCTTAGAACTACATCAAATGCCATATATGAAAACATTGATAAAATATATTCTAACTCTAATGAGCTTTCTACTTATGCAAACACAATGACTAGATTTGCAAATGATAATAATAAAATATTAACAGATTTAAATGATGAAATATCAAGATATACTATAAATACAAAATCATCTTCAGCAACTACAACACAAAGGGTAAGAGGAATATCTTTAATAATATTGAAAGATTTTGTAAGAGAGAAATTTGGAGAGGACGGTTATCAAAAATGGCTTACTGCTATGGAGCCTGCTTCTTCGCTAATATTTAAAAATGATATATCAATAAAAGAATGGTATCCTTTTATGGCTGGTTTCCACAACCCTCATAAACTTGTATGTGATTTGTTTTATGATGGAGATAATGCTGGTATAAGAGATATTGCTGAATACCACTACAACAGACTTATACCTAAATACTTTAATATAATATTGTTATTCGTACCTAGATATTACATCTTACGTTATGTAGCTGAAGTAATATTTAAAGAGATACATGACCCTGTTAGAATTGAAGTTATTAAAAGCAGAAAAAGATTATTGGTAGCTCATATGAAAAACTTTACAGGAAACCCTGAAATATTGGAGTTATCTTTAATGGCTTGGTCTTCTTTACTATTGGGTTCTATTACGCACGTTAAATCTTCTTTAGAGATAACCAAATCTATTAAAGATGGAGAGCTTTATACTGAATTTGTTTTGAAATGGTAA